Part of the Xiphophorus maculatus strain JP 163 A chromosome 3, X_maculatus-5.0-male, whole genome shotgun sequence genome, GGCCATGCTAAGAGTGTGCTGAATGGGGAAGTGGAAGTGGTCAAACAAGCCAAAGTCTCTGGGGCCAACCATCAGCCTGTCCAGAGCTATGAGGCCAGGCATATCCTCCTACCTGCTGACTATGGCCAAAACCCTGCAGGTTTGCAGACCTCTTTGGTGCTGGTTGCCCAGCCAAACCATGGAGTGGAACATGACGCTGGCTTAAATAAAATTTCCCTGGTCCAGACTGAGAAAGGAAGCATTTGTTTAGGAAAGCCTGTATCCAGAGCCTCTTCGTTCTCTTCGCTTTCTTCCTCAGAAGTGGTCAAGTCTGTTCCTCATACTGTCATCCAAACTAGTCTGCCTCCTGAAGAACTGCCAGTCAGTCTCTACTCCTCCACACAGCCTCCCATCATTGGCTACATCACCAGTGCAAACCAGCATACTGTCAGCTACCATGCAGCACTGCCACAGCACCTGGTCATCCCAAGTGGCCAGTCCCTTCTCATACCAGTCAGCAGTGCCAACAATGGCACAGAAATAGAGGTCAGTCGCACTGTCAGTGCCATTACTGCCACTACCCCTCAAATATCCACCGCCATGCCACATGCCTACCTGGCCACAGCTCTATCTAAATGTGAAGCTCTTGGCCCAGATGGAAATCAACCGCCCTCTGCCCCACCACAGGCTGCAGCCTTGCCTGCATTGCCCTCAAACCCAGTTCCCGCAGTGGTGGCTGCTCCATCCCAAGCTCCCACTCCTGTGCCCACTCCTTCTCCCTCCTCTGTCCAAGCCTCTCCCTCCGTCTCTTCCCCATCTTCTCCTGTAGCCCTCCCTCCTTTCTTTATGCGAGGCTCTATCATCCAGCTGGCTGATGGGGAGCTAAAGCGTGTGGAGGACCTCAAAACAGAAGACTTCATCCAGAGTGCTGAGATCAGCAGTGAGCTGAAGATTGACTCCAGCACTGTGGAGCGCATAGACTGTGGGCAAAGTCCCAATGCAGTGCTCATTCAGTTTTCTGTGGGGGAGCTCAAAGCCCAGGTAAATTATTTCTGAGTAATATCTTTCGGGTTTTCCAtgttgtttctaaaaacattatTCAAAAATTTTAAGAACTCAAGTCTTTGTGTATAACAGGAAGATTTCACACTCAAAGACAAGATAAGAAAGTCTTAATAATATGTGTCTCTTGTGTTTATACTCCCATCTAGGTGTGTGTAGAGGTGCTGGTGGAGTAtccattctttgtttttggcCAGGGCTGGTCATCTTGCTGTCCTGACCGGACCACGCAACTGTTTGAGTTGTCATGTGCCAAGCTGTGTGTcggtgatgtgtgtgtgtcactgaCCCTCCGTAGTTTGAGGAATGGTTCCCTGACAGATAGTCAAGCATTGGGGACCAAGCTGAAGATGGGTTCACTCTCTGACCTGTCCCACTGCGTGGATCCTAATGTGACGAACAGTACCAATCCCAACCCTCCTGGCAGTAACGGTAGTCTCCTCATGAAGGCTTCCACTGCCAACAGGATGGAGAAACTTAATGTTTCTGGACTTGGAGCAGGACAAACTGGTGGGCTCGTAACATCACCATCTCCAGAACAGTCAGAGAGGATGTTCAGAGGTGGACCAATGCTGGCAGGCTCTGGGGGGGCAGAAGTAAGACAGGAACCACTGAAAACAGACATATCTGCCCTCTGTTCTGATCCAGAGAGACCTTTTGTTCGCAAGAGACGCTGGTCAGCTCCAGAGCGAGACCAGACTGAgaaagctgaagaagagccACCTGTGACTCTGCCTAAGCCCTCCTTTCTACCCCAGGAAGTCAAAATCAGCATAGAGGGCCACTCAAGCGCTGGGGGCGAAAGATTCTTAAAGAAAAGAGTTGACTGTTAAGAGAATTTTAAAATACCTATTGTCGGATTTGTGTTtagcttctctctcttttcactCAATCATGACTACTGTAATATAGCCTGAGATTCTGCAGGATATACATGTTTCCTTTCACACAAGGAAGAAGTAACGTAGAGCACCTTGACAAATGGTAACACACAAGATCAGTGCAATCAATGCTGAAAGCAACAATGAATGCAAAGTGAATGTTGATCATGAATGGTGGACGTCTATTATAAGAGGGATTTATGTGGGACTAGAATGATTTTTCTATTAACACAATGAAGCACAGACACTGTTGACATGTTTGAAGAAGTGTGTGAGTGGAAGGTTGAGTAAGAGACATTTGGTGTTTTAAGGACGATGATTAATTGGGTTGACTGAGAGCTTTTCTGTCTCATTGGTCTGATTTGACTTTTGTCCCATCATCTATAACTTTCACACCATCATGACTGCCTGAGCTGTAGTGAGAGGCCTTGTTCCTCTGTGcgaatgtttgtgtttggttgTTGGTGTGTATGCTTTTTTTTGCTGTGGCTGTGAAATGGAGCAAAGGATATGAGGCGATACTGTTAGCTGCGAACTCGGTCCAAGTCGTGGAAATGATGACTAAGAAGGCTTGAATGTAACAATTCCCTTAATAGTGACTCATCAAGTCATGCATGTGCTGTTTATTACCAGCCTGATGTGTAAAATGAGAATGTGGCTCAGAGTCTGATGCAATGCTGTTGCAACAGGCTAGTCTCAACAGTTTTGTGTAGATAAACTCCCATGGTGATATTTCTTGGTTCACTGCTCTGAAACTTTCCTTAAAGGAATGCATGTTTCAGGGTACATTATTTATGGCTTCTGCTTACTCCATTTTTACACAGAGATTatgaaaagtttacatttcaacaaaatgttaataacTGAGCTCTCTCATAGCGATAGAGAGCACTGTCATAGCTAGCCCTACTACGATATTAAATACAGCTACTAACTCAACTTATTTTTGTTGGACAGTCTCAGTGCATTTGTATTAATGTATTATTGAGagcaaaaactaataaattgCAACTGTATAACAGGAGAATAAAACAGGACTGAAGTAATATATGTGAGGCCTGGTTGCTTCACCAATATTTCTGCCCTGATATTTAttatacctggagtgttgctttgattctttcatgcatatttgagaacTCCTTAGATCTCCCATAGTCCAGTTTAAGGGTGCCTAAGGGTTGCTCATACAATGCGCCGTCTCTTTTCACAAATTTCTTCCTTGGTGCTTCAGTCCACAGATGAGCTCTGCACCTTCCTCGCTCAGCTCCACCAGAATAGCGGCagcagcatttagcaaacacctggtggaaatgCGAATTTTCTGAGCTTATCATACAAACTATTTTGCAGCTCACTGCTCCTACAAGTAGTTGTAAACAGCACAATGGAGGAgaattgttgtgatgacatgctgaaaggggagtgttggaaagagcaggcatttttaaagagacagaggcttaatttcaaggcatcaaattgcaaaaacaaattaatttcaaattatgttctacatatgcagcatttttataacaactaaaggtaacatTAGTGAGCTATAAAATGGCGCTATGTGCCTACAAAATTCACACTTTACCACCCCTTAAATAGATGATGTCCCATGAATCTTAACCTTTGTACACAGACTAGTGTAGCACTAAAGAGTCTGAAGATTCAGATAACACAGCAGGCTTTTACTGTGATAAAGGTGCTcctctaataaaacaaaaaagactgaCAATACATATGGTCTTCAATACAAATATGTAGGGTCTTTAATACAAAACCTTTGCCCTTAGAATATGCAGTCATACCTCCACTAAATATAGAAActcttttcaaagaaaaacataaaatcaacttGAGCACTGAAACTGTGGACAGTAATCAATCTTGTTCTAGTCCTTACTCTACTATTTTCTTCCTGACCCCTAAGCTTCCCATAGCTGCTCAGGAAAACAGCAGTTTAAGTCAACAGAAGATTTACtcctaaaaaataaagcaactgcaaaaatattgtattatttatAAATACCCATACTCACAAATTATTTGTATTAGAATACACGAgctcagaaaaacacacaacttgCTTGACTCTTTACCTCCTGTTTACATGCTAGATAGCGTTAAGCTGCAAACTTGGATCTGAGGATACAGGCGCACCAACATCACCACATCCTACCTGCAAGCTTAAATATCTGTAATTTTTCCAACATGCAACTAGAAAAATCTGACTGAAGTGCCAAGCTGCTATAGAAATTTAGAAAAGGCAGGTGTGAAACTTCCAAAAGTTATTACATCAAAGGTATGGTAAGCAGTGGGTCAGGACTCCAGCAAAAAATAaggctattttatttttgtatatgtGCTGGGATGTTTCTAGTTGCATCTGCAAAAGTCACTCCTAACATTTTGTTGCTAGTCAGAAAACTTGTGCAGATCGGTGAACAACCTAATTACCAAAAGGAGCACAACTCAGACAATCCATTTTCATCaacctttgtttttttagtcACTGTAGCTACCTGTTTAATAGCAGAGGTTGTAATGTAACTTGTGAGTAACTAATATGTGCAAAGTTTTACTTAAGACATGTAAGTGGCAGCTATATTGGAAATTTGGAGAGGTTTGGTAGTAAACTTCACTTCTCAAGTCATAATTTTGGCTTTTAGATGTTGTTCAAGCAATTTTTTCCggcttttgattttaaaaaagtaaaaaaaaaaacaacaacccaacAACATTGACATTAAGCCTAATTAGCTACAACtgaaattcaattcaaaactcCTAATGGGAATTAAGGAGAGTTCCGATTTCCTTATTTGCATGCCATGTGGAAACTACATAACcagatgaatattttattaagcGAGTTGAGGATATTGCTTTATTAGTAGTGATTAGTATCCCTCTTGAGctatgaaaagttaaaatgcacatcttttgctgattttaattgcatacaaaatgctgctgccaCAATTTGTTTCATAAGATTCCCCACCAGAATTGACCTAACGGCCTTGCTAGAAAAGTTGTCGTTCTGTCTATAAATATTGGCAAAGGGTTCAGGTTTATGGGCGACTGGTCTCATTGTTGCtactttgcatattttacaaaCACCAAGGCCTTGATATTTAGCGTGTATCAAGTTTATAGCAGTACATCGGGTTTTACATTGAAACCTTAACATTGGTTTGTCTCTCTCAGGTCAGCTCCTGATATCTTAGAGTGGTGGTGTTAAGATTAAAACACCCaaatctttgtgtttctgttctaGTAAAAAGGAGACCTTCTACAGTTCATACTCAGGAAGAAAGTGTAGGGAACAGATGGTATTTGTTGTGGTGTGCATGTGTATGTGGGAAGACCTGAGATAGCATTCCCATGTCATTAGTCaagtgtgtgtatatgtgtgttgAAAAGCAGCACTTTGATGGAGCGTCCAGTTGGAGCTTGTTAGCAATGTTGAACCTCTCTTGCAGTTTTTAgatataacaataaaagtgactttttcCTGTCACTTTGCATGTTTTGCAGGTTTGTCAACGAGAGACACCAATATAGAATGTAAATGGACATgaagcaaattttatttttctgaggaTTTATAAAGCTACtattcagagaaagaaagagatgcAGAGCTAACTAGCCACCTAGTGCTGATCATGTACAGTGAAATTGTATCTTAGAGAGTGTACAGAGTGTAATCTAACCTTttaatgtactgtatgtgcCACGAAGCCTCCTTCTTCAATCATTCCATTGACTCACCAATACCTACAAGTTCTGCTATTGTTTGTTCCGACTCTGGTATTGATCAAATGTTCATGAATGTGCTAGGTCTCTTTTGGGAACACCAGCGTTGCTGAGGCTCCTCAAAGTTTAGTTTGTGTGAAAAATGGACTGCAGTTTATTCTAATAGCCATTAAACTCCTAAGAGGTGTTTATTGTATACCCAGAAATCAGActgttctgtttgtgtgtgactGCTCaggctatttaaaaaaaaacaacaaaaaacaacaaaaaaacactgccCTCTGACTGTTCTCCTCCAATGATGTGGTCTTATATCCTTCACTGTTACAAAGTAGAACTACTGTTTGTCTTAATAGgtattttctttctcctcacTTGGCTCATGTTTGTAGTTTTCCAAAGTGAATTGTTCTTCAAATACAGTGCTGACATGTTATGAGACAAACCAACTAATGAAATGTGGAgtttatttctgactgaaatgttacggTCATAGACTGATGTAAAGGAAGTGAATGTAGCATCATGGAAATtaatgttctgttgtttttttctgcatctttgAATTTGGCACCAGGctcatttttgaatatttattttctggccTGATGTGAATACCAGAGTGGACGCCAAGCTATGGACTGGTGCTGTGATTCTGGCTATGAGATGCTAATGGTTCCCGTTATTTCCTGGacaaaagatcaaataaaacttaaagtaattttgttacaataggtaaaaaaaaccctaaaggACTTGGCTAGTTGATTAATTAAATCAGAACAAATTATATCAAAactaataatacaaaataaacaataacatgaatTATAAGTCTATTATTCATATAAaactattataaaataataataaaaaaaaatatataaagtatttGCAGAGAAGTTAAAACACACTGATGTCTGTCgaatatacattttaaacatctgttttgTTCAGAGCAGAAACTCTAAGTtagaaaagtgatttattttcatctgaaaaaaaaaatattttaattattggaTGTCACAttcaaattataaaacaaaacaaaaaagctatCCGGCCACTACAGAAGTTCACTGGTTTGTTCACTTGCTATTTAAATTACCAATACTTCAACGTCAAAGGAAATTGAGCATGTTGGTTGTTAGGAAATCTGTACTAGTACTGAAAGACGCTCTTTAGCATCATTACACATTGAAGCAAATACTGACAAGTATTtcacactgaaaacaaaaagcagttttagtcttttttttattcattatgaaaaagcaaagatgtttctgccttattttttattcaataagcTTTATAGTATTATGAATTAATTGCACTAATAATAAGGGTTTGATATAGCCAGTACACTCACAATGACTTATGTGAAAAATcttctgtattttatatatagaaaattcatcttttttattttattattgcagGTTTACAGTAAAATGCCTCAGTTGTCAGAGCTTTTTAGCCATCCCTATCTGTTTTTTAATTGGTTTGTGGATCAAGATGCTACGTTCACCTTTTACATGGTCTGTGGCAACTGAAAGGTTTCTTATGGCCAACAAATCCACACTTTATGCTGTCGCCTCGCCTGCATTAAACTGTAATACAAATCTTTATACACtgtttacagatgtttttttttattgttatgaaaataattacaaaaactcTACAGTAAACTCTACACTATgcttaaagttgaaatattttggttttcagacacattcctgtttttattgtggtTTAATCTTAACTGTCACATGTTCTGAACAGATTGATCAATAAAATCTGGAGAGGACATACACAGTCTGTCAAGAATAAATCACACTGTCACAACTgttagaaagaaaatgtaaagaaaacatataaCTATTTGTTCGTCAGAGTGTGTACAATTAAGCCCATAATAATATCTCTGGCAGATTtagaattgaataaaaaatttctTTCCAccaagaagtttttttttttctgatggaaAATTAGAAAGTTGTCTCTCAAAACCTCAAAACCTGCTAAAACAATGTTAAGGCAGTAGCCCTAACAATTGtgaaaaaacacttaaaatatgtcatgttaaaaaaatgctatcCTGTAAATAAGCAATATAAAAAATCTTTACAGCAATCAAACTCTTTTAATAATTACTGACTTTTTTTGGTATTTAGAGATTTGATCTTTGTAGTATTTAAGGTTTGAAAGCCTCCTCGCCATCACTAAGATCTTTAGCTGCCTTCACGGCGTCCTTATGAGGTTAAAGACAGAATCCCTGTCTATTTCAACTCCCAGTTGAAATAATCATGCTGgctaaattaaaagattacCTTAAGGTTAAATCTGCCAGAGGTATGATTAATTTTGGCCTCAACTGTACACTGTATTTAAAATTGCTTAATCATTAGAGACCTACAAAACCCTCCGCAATTATTGGCTCCCCTGATAAAGATGTGTGGAAAAGCCTGGAAATTAATGGTTCTTTTAGAGGCTTGGTAAAACCAAGTGGCAGTTATTAAtggagagattttattttacctccCATCCCATTCTCCTCACTGTGTTTGGTGATAAGCTAAATTTGTGTCATCATCCATTCTTGTTTGTAACATTTCCCGTTGCTTAAAACTTAATTGTTGCTTTTACTGTtgaaaaaagctgattttagtAAGAAGTAACTTTCATTAAGAAAATGACTTACTAATGAAGATAAACACATCTGTAATGGCACATTCTCTCATCTTTGCCATTTTGAAGATTGATTAGAAGATATGTGCATCTTTATCATGACGTGTAATCGATGAAAACTTAATTATATGTCAAAGTTTCAGGATGCGctcatcaaattaaaaatagagaaatactAACTCTGCTTATATAGTTAGTGGTTCTAATAAATGTGTCATTGGtaagtttattaaaatatttttttattaatttggatgttttttccaactgaataaaatagaattaaaaGTTGGACTTCTTTATGTTTCGGTGTGAGACTATGTTGCtggaataaaaatatgcatttatttcgGGCTTTTTTACTCATCTGTACCAGGGGCGGGAAGGTGCGGGGTCCATCGGCATTTTACAGCCACGAACAGGAACAGATTCTCACATAAGAGAAATGCTTGCTGTCTTCTGATGGGATGTGCTGTCAGTAAGAGAACCTTATCTCCAGGCTGATTCGTAAGGAGGAAGAACCTTGCTGATGCAGACAATTTCACATATGCTGAGCTGTGAGTTAAACAGAGCAGTAAAAATGAGCAGGTGTAGAGTCTGTAGAGTAAAAGAAGACGGAACAAAATCACTTCAGAAGTTGGAGTACAGGTGCCACAGATGTGAAGAGGCTTTAAAAAAGACACCAGCATTAATTTGAAGGTTTAATGTGAATAAGGAACCATTTTGGTTAAAGATGGCTCctgtaaatgaataatttcACAGTTTGTCTGTGCAATATTAAGAATGGCATAAAAGTGCCACATTGTGGTGATTTTTGAAACTGCACTTTGACATATCGGTGTATTAGAGTGAGGACGTCTGTGTGACAAAAGCATAGAAGCAACAAACAATCTCTCTTAGAAAAATACCAGTTTACCTGTTAGACATCTTAACAATTTGTAAATAGCCAAAGTCTTCCATTACAATGTCGGTCTGTCCTTATTCCCACTGAAGAGAAGTAACTCTCATCGCCTTGTACAGAcctataaaacaatttaaattgtCACTGTTCAGTTGAATAACACACAAGACGTTGCTTCACctaagatgttttcttttgcacCAGCTTAAACAACCCAGGAAACAGTGGGAGtcaaagactttaaaataatttttgtaactGGAGTCTGGTAGGATGAATTTCTGTATAAGATGCAGTGTGTCCTATCAATACAGTATGTAGTAAGTAccaatgtttctttattttgatgGTGTTGAGATTTGTTGTTAAAATTCTTACttcaaatgtttgatttgaatttttatCACATATATTCAAGGAAATAAAGAGTctgaagaaaaatgcagaatgtgGTTTTCCTCAATGATAATTCGTACTAAGGTTCAAATGATGTCAtgcaaagtattcacaccacttAAACATTTACACAATTTGTCCAATTATAGCAGTAACTAATAATGCTTTTTAATTGCAGAACTTGAACATTACACTTCATAAAGTTCAATAGGTATAAAAACTTTTGCCAAGAGCTAAATTTACACTAACATTAAAGTCTGGCGTAGAAAGCTTATGGTTTTGGAAAGGAGAAAGATACAATGTGCTTTGGCAATAACTTGAATGTACTATGTGGTTTGCCAGCAGTGAGattgacaaatgttttaattcagttggACATGAAAATATCTTCACTTTTTCTCACTTGT contains:
- the LOC102217612 gene encoding ataxin-1-like, with the protein product MKANQERSNGCLPPKKREILALEQRPVVVAATTPPVAVPTDSPHTENLAWLASVASERCKSRETESPRCPIPSTSSSSPTTSIPSPATTLSAVPLASLPAVYPAALPQQAGTIQFTQLGPNVQFISSGPYAGYISSHIIPTNATSAPNSSALVGQRTQIDGYTTALISPSTKGEQQFQIGLSPSELAPVTLPSSPQVTNQYIHLDNRTPLTVSGNAVASPAAHLQLHPHAAVLPQTLTLAPSQLVVQYADGSAGKKPEGHAKSVLNGEVEVVKQAKVSGANHQPVQSYEARHILLPADYGQNPAGLQTSLVLVAQPNHGVEHDAGLNKISLVQTEKGSICLGKPVSRASSFSSLSSSEVVKSVPHTVIQTSLPPEELPVSLYSSTQPPIIGYITSANQHTVSYHAALPQHLVIPSGQSLLIPVSSANNGTEIEVSRTVSAITATTPQISTAMPHAYLATALSKCEALGPDGNQPPSAPPQAAALPALPSNPVPAVVAAPSQAPTPVPTPSPSSVQASPSVSSPSSPVALPPFFMRGSIIQLADGELKRVEDLKTEDFIQSAEISSELKIDSSTVERIDCGQSPNAVLIQFSVGELKAQVCVEVLVEYPFFVFGQGWSSCCPDRTTQLFELSCAKLCVGDVCVSLTLRSLRNGSLTDSQALGTKLKMGSLSDLSHCVDPNVTNSTNPNPPGSNGSLLMKASTANRMEKLNVSGLGAGQTGGLVTSPSPEQSERMFRGGPMLAGSGGAEVRQEPLKTDISALCSDPERPFVRKRRWSAPERDQTEKAEEEPPVTLPKPSFLPQEVKISIEGHSSAGGERFLKKRVDC